One window of Fusobacterium polymorphum genomic DNA carries:
- a CDS encoding glycerophosphodiester phosphodiesterase, with the protein MKIFAHRGASGYAPENTLVAIKKAIEMKADGIEIDIQLTKDGKIVVMHDWKVDRTTTGRGFVYELDFDYIRSLDAGQWYTKDFIGEVVPTLEEVLDILPNDMMLNIEIKDTARKHSNIEEKMLEVLKKYPEKFDNIIVSSFHHDKIKRLQELEPKLKLALLTDSEFIEIEKYLSTNGLKSYSYHPEINLISKEDVEILHKNGVKVFVWTVNKEEDLAYLVKLGVDGVITNYPDIMKELLM; encoded by the coding sequence ATGAAAATTTTTGCACACAGAGGAGCATCAGGCTATGCACCAGAAAATACTTTGGTAGCTATAAAAAAGGCTATTGAAATGAAAGCTGATGGCATAGAAATAGATATTCAACTTACAAAAGATGGGAAAATAGTCGTTATGCATGATTGGAAAGTAGATAGAACTACAACTGGTAGAGGTTTTGTATATGAATTAGATTTTGATTATATAAGATCTTTAGATGCAGGACAATGGTATACAAAAGATTTTATAGGTGAAGTTGTTCCTACATTAGAAGAAGTTTTAGATATACTTCCAAATGATATGATGTTAAATATAGAAATTAAAGATACAGCAAGAAAACATAGTAATATAGAAGAGAAAATGTTAGAAGTTTTAAAGAAATATCCAGAAAAATTTGATAATATAATTGTTTCTTCTTTTCATCATGATAAAATCAAAAGATTGCAAGAATTGGAACCCAAATTAAAATTAGCATTATTAACTGATAGTGAATTTATAGAAATAGAAAAATATTTATCAACTAATGGATTAAAATCTTATAGTTATCATCCAGAAATAAATCTTATTTCTAAAGAAGATGTAGAAATATTACATAAAAATGGTGTAAAAGTTTTTGTTTGGACAGTAAATAAAGAAGAAGACTTAGCTTATTTAGTAAAGTTAGGAGTTGATGGAGTTATAACTAACTATCCTGATATTATGAAAGAGTTATTAATGTAA